One window of Methanobacterium alkalithermotolerans genomic DNA carries:
- a CDS encoding tetratricopeptide repeat protein, with amino-acid sequence MKQQMKWDYFDKGLDNFDDEEYEKALEFFEKALEIDPGFENAMAYKSFAITELKSLNDSLAFINQMLEKYPEYDSLYYLKASLLSDLENFEESNSYFDLALKKGFEEDLTYYGRAYNYFGLEDYENSAKYFKKHLKTNPDDLQSWCKLGYSLYHLSSLEEALKCVDKAIEMDPDFYLPYFYKGEIFLGEGDHEKALKCFEKAHQLQPDDSKTKKRLEKWD; translated from the coding sequence ATGAAACAACAAATGAAATGGGATTACTTTGACAAAGGCCTGGATAACTTTGATGATGAAGAATATGAAAAAGCCCTGGAATTTTTCGAAAAAGCCCTGGAAATTGATCCTGGGTTTGAAAATGCTATGGCCTATAAATCTTTTGCTATAACCGAACTTAAATCTTTAAATGATTCACTGGCATTTATTAATCAGATGCTGGAAAAATACCCGGAATATGATTCACTGTACTATCTTAAAGCCAGTCTTCTTTCTGATTTAGAAAACTTTGAAGAATCTAATTCTTACTTTGATCTGGCTTTGAAGAAGGGCTTTGAGGAAGATTTAACTTACTATGGAAGGGCCTATAATTACTTTGGCCTGGAAGATTATGAAAATTCGGCTAAATACTTTAAAAAACATCTTAAAACCAATCCTGATGATTTACAGTCCTGGTGTAAGTTAGGATACTCTCTTTATCATTTATCCTCCCTGGAAGAAGCTTTAAAATGTGTGGATAAGGCCATTGAAATGGATCCGGATTTCTACTTACCTTATTTTTATAAAGGGGAAATCTTTTTAGGGGAGGGGGATCATGAAAAAGCATTAAAATGCTTTGAGAAAGCCCACCAACTACAACCAGATGATTCTAAAACAAAGAAAAGGCTTGAAAAATGGGATTAG
- a CDS encoding DUF308 domain-containing protein, giving the protein MEKNGSALILIVLGLIVLAFPLLGIIPLSLITGFIVLFLGIGLLLGGVAQMGESASIGIVEILLGIIALVLGIGFIFNPGLFSWLVGFIVWIVGLFLIIAGIIGIFSKTGGSRWNGVIAAIIGILYITVGTFIADPIILGVLIGLWLLITGILMLFIKE; this is encoded by the coding sequence ATGGAAAAAAATGGCAGTGCATTGATTTTGATTGTATTGGGGCTCATTGTTTTAGCTTTCCCTCTATTAGGGATTATTCCCTTGAGTTTGATTACAGGGTTTATCGTTTTGTTTTTAGGTATAGGTCTTCTATTAGGTGGAGTAGCCCAAATGGGTGAAAGTGCGTCTATAGGAATAGTAGAGATTCTTCTGGGAATAATTGCCCTGGTTTTAGGTATTGGCTTCATATTCAATCCAGGACTCTTCAGCTGGCTAGTTGGTTTCATAGTATGGATAGTTGGTTTATTCCTGATAATAGCAGGTATTATTGGAATATTTTCAAAAACAGGTGGTAGCAGGTGGAACGGTGTTATTGCCGCAATAATAGGTATTCTATACATAACAGTGGGAACTTTTATTGCAGATCCTATTATTTTAGGGGTTTTAATAGGATTATGGCTATTAATAACCGGAATATTAATGCTTTTTATTAAAGAATAA
- a CDS encoding PAS domain S-box protein has product MLQKVDKLEKKVIDQDKLIGDILSTVSEGVISVDNNQNILFLNNAAEKILQRSCGEVLGKNIFDSFPEFKDSLLDEYCSQVLKDNIDISFESYFEKNSYPGWYDIRLTPEGQEIWIFFKNSAKQNEVIKSLQKSEYQYRKIVDSSYEGIMVVDNDLNITLVNSQMAEILESSVPEISGQTIFKVLDNDLHSIALKIVEKTRKGLTHKQDLSFYNKKGSREWIRIYSSPIFGEAQDLQGGLILINIITTQKEVEKKLKVQAREQEAVALLSQLALSCSSLSDLMNKSMEMVKDVLNVDYTKIMELTSGGDKYYLRYGTGWNTGWVGEKLKPVLKDSQASYTLNSKIPVVVNDFSREKRFKITPILKEHGVQSGLSVTIGDKKEPYGILGAHCSHIRKFNNKDVHFVQSVANILAYAVERELMETRLRENEKLYRLLADNAVDMISTHDIEGKYTYASPSSLKLLGYSPEELVGLDAFKIIHPEDICALQSVMADMFSQRSLIQVNYRLRQKGGDYIWVESTAKVVEKDHPGELMEIIVITRDISDRVDTESALKESEAYYRTIFENSGTANIIVEEDRSISLANSQFSALYGASKKEVEGKIKWPSFSHADELKKMEEYHIHRSINPDKVPKSYEFKFVDKYENEKDVHATVSLIPGTRKRVVSLINITEEKKSRRLLEWELKVNKSLARIYSPLVSMNTSLEKIASSVLKESLDLTHSSVGWIGKLKEKEGEMDILVMESASEKEYGKTSLKLGLKEKLNPFFENSMVEKSGFYDNHFQQVFTKEGLTGELFLDKILCVPIILDQEIVGQIVISNPEKEYANHHLQALRRLGEFYALAIQRKQAEQKIEESLQEKKVLLKEIHHRVKNNLQIVSSLLSLQLHYVHNPETQNIFIESQNRVRSMALIHEKLYRSSNLARINFSNYVESLVEGLISSYSKIPGQINVIIDIEDISLNIETAMPCGLIINELVSNSIKHGFKDQLSGEIKIKIQQEKGICTILISDNGSGFPEDIDFKNTNSLGMQLVTSLVSQIDGEIELSTHKGTCFRIIFEEIFKKENLSNLDS; this is encoded by the coding sequence TTGCTTCAGAAAGTAGATAAACTGGAAAAAAAAGTTATTGACCAGGACAAATTGATTGGAGATATTTTAAGCACTGTGAGTGAGGGTGTTATTTCTGTAGATAATAATCAAAATATACTTTTTTTAAATAATGCCGCAGAGAAAATACTCCAGCGCTCTTGTGGTGAAGTATTAGGAAAGAATATATTTGATAGTTTTCCTGAATTTAAAGATTCATTGCTGGATGAATATTGCTCCCAGGTATTAAAGGATAATATTGATATCTCATTTGAGAGTTATTTTGAAAAAAATTCTTACCCCGGATGGTATGATATTAGATTAACACCAGAAGGCCAGGAGATATGGATTTTTTTTAAAAACAGTGCTAAACAAAATGAAGTTATTAAATCACTCCAAAAAAGTGAATACCAGTATCGTAAAATAGTGGATTCCAGCTATGAAGGAATAATGGTGGTGGATAACGATTTAAATATTACACTGGTTAATTCCCAGATGGCTGAAATTTTAGAAAGTAGTGTGCCGGAAATCAGTGGTCAAACCATTTTCAAGGTTTTAGATAATGATTTACATTCAATTGCCTTGAAAATTGTGGAAAAAACTAGAAAAGGCTTAACTCATAAACAGGATTTAAGCTTTTATAATAAAAAAGGATCTCGGGAATGGATAAGGATATACAGTTCCCCTATTTTTGGTGAAGCTCAGGATTTACAGGGGGGATTAATTCTTATTAATATCATAACCACACAAAAGGAAGTGGAAAAAAAATTAAAAGTGCAGGCCCGGGAACAAGAAGCAGTGGCCCTTTTAAGTCAACTGGCTTTATCCTGTAGTTCTCTAAGCGATCTGATGAATAAATCTATGGAAATGGTAAAGGATGTGCTGAATGTAGATTATACTAAAATAATGGAATTAACCTCAGGAGGAGATAAATATTACCTGAGGTATGGTACTGGATGGAACACAGGATGGGTTGGGGAAAAGTTAAAACCTGTTTTAAAAGATTCTCAGGCCAGTTACACCCTTAATTCTAAAATTCCAGTGGTGGTTAATGACTTTTCACGGGAAAAAAGATTCAAAATAACTCCTATCCTAAAAGAGCATGGCGTACAAAGCGGACTTAGTGTGACCATAGGAGATAAAAAAGAGCCTTATGGGATTTTAGGAGCCCATTGCTCCCATATAAGAAAATTTAATAATAAGGATGTTCATTTTGTTCAGTCTGTAGCCAATATACTGGCCTATGCTGTTGAAAGGGAATTGATGGAAACCCGTCTGCGGGAAAATGAAAAATTGTACCGATTGCTGGCAGATAACGCAGTGGATATGATTTCAACCCACGATATAGAGGGTAAATACACTTATGCCTCCCCTTCCAGTTTAAAACTCCTGGGATATTCACCAGAGGAGCTTGTAGGATTAGATGCATTTAAAATTATCCATCCAGAGGATATATGTGCCCTTCAGAGTGTTATGGCAGATATGTTCTCACAAAGAAGTTTAATTCAGGTGAATTATCGTTTAAGGCAAAAAGGAGGGGATTATATTTGGGTAGAATCCACCGCTAAAGTGGTGGAAAAAGACCACCCCGGGGAATTGATGGAAATAATTGTTATCACCCGGGATATCAGTGACAGGGTAGATACTGAAAGTGCCCTTAAAGAATCAGAAGCGTATTACCGAACGATATTTGAAAATTCAGGTACAGCCAATATTATAGTAGAAGAAGATCGTTCCATTTCACTGGCTAACTCCCAATTTTCAGCACTTTATGGAGCTTCTAAAAAAGAAGTGGAAGGTAAAATAAAATGGCCTTCTTTTTCTCATGCAGATGAATTAAAGAAGATGGAAGAATATCATATCCATAGATCAATTAACCCGGATAAAGTGCCAAAAAGTTATGAATTCAAATTTGTGGATAAATATGAAAATGAAAAAGATGTTCATGCTACAGTTTCTTTAATTCCCGGAACCAGAAAGAGGGTGGTTTCTTTAATAAATATCACTGAAGAGAAAAAATCCAGAAGATTACTGGAATGGGAATTGAAGGTAAATAAATCACTGGCCAGAATATACTCTCCCCTGGTATCCATGAATACTTCATTAGAAAAAATTGCTTCTAGTGTATTAAAAGAATCGCTGGATTTAACCCACAGTTCTGTGGGATGGATAGGGAAATTAAAAGAAAAAGAAGGCGAAATGGACATTTTAGTCATGGAATCTGCTTCAGAAAAGGAATATGGGAAAACTAGCTTAAAATTAGGCTTAAAAGAAAAATTAAATCCTTTTTTTGAAAATTCTATGGTGGAAAAATCAGGTTTTTATGATAACCATTTCCAGCAGGTATTTACTAAGGAAGGTTTAACTGGAGAACTTTTTTTAGATAAGATTCTTTGTGTTCCCATTATTCTGGATCAGGAAATTGTAGGGCAGATAGTAATTTCTAATCCAGAAAAAGAATATGCAAATCATCATTTACAGGCATTAAGGAGGTTAGGAGAATTTTATGCACTGGCTATCCAGAGAAAGCAGGCTGAACAAAAAATTGAAGAATCCCTGCAGGAAAAGAAGGTGTTATTAAAGGAAATTCACCACCGGGTAAAAAATAATCTGCAGATAGTATCCAGTCTGCTGAGTTTACAGTTGCACTATGTTCATAATCCAGAAACACAGAACATTTTTATTGAAAGTCAAAACCGGGTACGTTCCATGGCCCTGATCCATGAAAAATTATACCGATCCAGTAACTTAGCTCGTATAAATTTCTCCAATTACGTGGAGAGTCTGGTAGAAGGATTAATAAGTAGTTATTCTAAAATTCCCGGCCAGATAAATGTTATAATTGATATAGAAGATATATCTCTGAATATAGAAACTGCCATGCCCTGCGGACTTATAATAAATGAACTGGTTTCTAATAGTATAAAACACGGATTTAAAGATCAGCTTTCAGGTGAAATTAAAATTAAAATTCAACAAGAAAAAGGAATATGCACTATTTTAATTTCAGATAATGGTTCTGGTTTTCCAGAGGATATAGATTTTAAAAATACTAATTCCCTGGGAATGCAGCTGGTGACAAGTCTGGTTAGTCAAATAGATGGAGAAATAGAGCTAAGTACCCACAAAGGAACCTGTTTTAGAATAATATTTGAAGAAATATTCAAAAAAGAAAATTTAAGTAATTTAGATTCTTAG
- the dapF gene encoding diaminopimelate epimerase, which translates to MSKKTILFSKMHGLGNDYVVIDESQSECIEEDKKGEVTAEICRRGFSVGADGVIFVSPPQGDGDIRFRIFNADGSEAEMCGNGIRCFSKFVYDNSIFRQNEIKVETMAGIKTVELEIDRGQAVAMKVNMGLATFKTDQIPMDVVEDEFIDLFLKVEDNPLQMTALSVGNPHAVIFVDDAGQVDLDKWGPAIENHPAFPQRTNVHFVEIVSPGEIIMVTWERGAGPTLACGTGATSCVIAGNKLEKLEEKVLVHLPGGELEIEVYQEKKDLGAFMEGDAKLVFDGIMVMDL; encoded by the coding sequence ATGAGCAAAAAAACCATTTTATTTTCTAAGATGCATGGACTGGGCAATGACTATGTAGTTATTGATGAGAGCCAATCAGAATGCATAGAAGAAGATAAAAAAGGAGAAGTAACGGCTGAAATATGCCGTAGAGGTTTTTCTGTGGGGGCTGATGGGGTCATATTTGTTTCTCCTCCTCAGGGAGATGGTGATATACGGTTCCGGATTTTTAATGCAGATGGAAGCGAAGCTGAGATGTGCGGCAACGGTATTCGCTGTTTTTCAAAATTCGTATATGATAACAGCATCTTCCGACAGAATGAAATTAAAGTAGAAACCATGGCAGGAATAAAAACCGTGGAACTGGAAATTGATAGAGGACAGGCAGTTGCCATGAAAGTAAATATGGGATTAGCCACCTTTAAAACAGATCAGATACCCATGGATGTAGTGGAAGATGAATTTATTGATCTGTTCTTAAAAGTAGAAGACAATCCCTTACAAATGACTGCTCTTAGTGTGGGAAATCCTCATGCCGTTATTTTTGTGGATGATGCTGGCCAGGTGGATCTGGATAAATGGGGTCCGGCTATTGAAAACCATCCTGCATTTCCTCAACGCACCAATGTTCATTTTGTGGAGATAGTATCTCCTGGTGAGATTATTATGGTCACCTGGGAAAGAGGAGCAGGACCTACCCTGGCCTGTGGGACAGGGGCTACTTCCTGCGTAATTGCAGGAAATAAGTTGGAAAAATTAGAAGAAAAGGTACTGGTACATCTACCGGGTGGCGAACTTGAAATTGAGGTTTATCAGGAAAAAAAAGATCTGGGAGCTTTCATGGAGGGTGATGCTAAACTGGTATTTGATGGTATTATGGTAATGGACCTTTAA
- the lysA gene encoding diaminopimelate decarboxylase — protein MGFDLDINEKDHLMIGQADSTKLAEEYGTPLYVIDEMKIRENYRKVYQAFSKYYSDFQIFYACKANTNLAVMRILEEEGSGIDAVSPGEIYTSLLAGFEGDRVLYTGNNVKDQEMQFAIEAGIRLNVDSVSQLKRLAKIVDPDGFKISFRVNPMVGAGHHEHCITGGEMSKFGIKESEAVEVYQMALDLGFNPVGIHSHIGSGILESEPFMLAVETLMDIAGNIAQGTGIEFDFIDFGGGLGIPYHPDEEELDLDNFAQEITGLFKEKLVHYGLGKPTMCLEPGRYIVGNASYLLTRVNTIKESYRKFAGVDAGFNTLLRPSMYGSYHHIVVANQARAPAKEQIDIAGNVCESGDLFARDRLLPEIKEGDLLAIMNAGAYAFSMASQYNSRPRPAEVLVKDGETDVIRERETFADLLNKQVLPPRLLK, from the coding sequence ATGGGTTTTGATTTAGATATTAATGAAAAAGACCATCTAATGATTGGTCAAGCAGATTCTACTAAGTTAGCAGAGGAGTATGGAACTCCATTATATGTTATTGATGAGATGAAAATCAGGGAAAACTACCGGAAGGTTTATCAGGCTTTTTCCAAATATTATTCTGATTTTCAGATATTTTATGCCTGCAAAGCCAATACTAACCTGGCTGTAATGCGTATACTGGAAGAAGAAGGTAGTGGAATAGATGCGGTTTCACCAGGGGAAATTTACACTTCTCTTCTGGCAGGATTTGAGGGTGACAGGGTTTTATACACTGGAAACAATGTAAAAGACCAGGAGATGCAGTTTGCAATAGAAGCTGGAATTCGACTCAATGTGGATTCAGTATCTCAATTAAAAAGATTAGCCAAAATAGTGGATCCTGATGGGTTTAAAATATCCTTCCGGGTTAATCCTATGGTAGGAGCCGGTCACCATGAACACTGCATAACCGGGGGGGAAATGAGTAAATTTGGGATAAAAGAAAGTGAAGCAGTAGAAGTATATCAAATGGCCCTGGATTTAGGATTTAACCCGGTGGGTATTCACAGCCATATTGGTTCTGGAATACTGGAGAGTGAACCATTCATGCTGGCTGTGGAGACCCTGATGGATATTGCAGGGAACATTGCCCAGGGTACCGGGATTGAATTTGATTTCATCGATTTTGGGGGAGGATTAGGGATTCCTTACCATCCTGATGAAGAGGAACTGGATCTGGATAACTTTGCCCAGGAAATTACCGGACTATTCAAGGAAAAATTGGTACACTACGGTCTGGGAAAACCAACCATGTGCCTGGAACCAGGTCGCTATATTGTAGGGAATGCATCTTACCTTCTAACCAGAGTCAATACCATTAAAGAGAGCTATCGTAAGTTTGCAGGGGTTGACGCTGGTTTTAACACACTTTTAAGGCCTTCCATGTATGGTTCCTATCACCATATCGTGGTGGCTAACCAGGCCCGGGCCCCGGCAAAAGAACAGATAGATATCGCCGGGAATGTATGTGAGTCCGGGGATCTATTTGCCAGGGACCGCCTGCTGCCTGAAATAAAAGAAGGAGATTTATTAGCCATAATGAATGCAGGAGCTTATGCTTTTTCCATGGCATCTCAATACAACTCCCGTCCACGCCCAGCAGAAGTACTGGTTAAAGATGGTGAAACTGATGTTATACGAGAAAGAGAAACTTTTGCTGATTTATTAAATAAACAGGTACTCCCTCCGAGGCTTTTAAAATGA
- a CDS encoding NUDIX domain-containing protein, which translates to MKNHPFRLVVRALIKNEKEHILVLKRSKHSRSNPGLWELPGGKVEPGEDFDNALVREIKEETGLDIFLIKALGVAQQDHPHRHSVHIIMQVQVESGEFKISEEHEDFKWVASEEIKTLKLANWLDTFLQNNCLD; encoded by the coding sequence ATGAAAAATCATCCCTTTAGGCTGGTGGTGCGAGCACTTATTAAAAATGAAAAGGAGCATATTCTAGTATTAAAGCGTTCAAAACACTCCCGAAGCAATCCGGGGCTCTGGGAATTACCTGGAGGGAAAGTTGAACCAGGAGAAGACTTTGATAATGCACTTGTTCGGGAAATAAAAGAAGAAACTGGTCTGGATATTTTTCTTATAAAAGCCCTGGGTGTGGCTCAGCAGGATCATCCCCATCGACATTCAGTACATATAATCATGCAGGTCCAGGTGGAATCTGGAGAATTTAAAATAAGTGAGGAACATGAAGATTTTAAATGGGTGGCCTCAGAAGAAATAAAAACATTAAAACTGGCCAACTGGCTGGATACTTTTCTGCAAAATAATTGCCTGGATTAA
- a CDS encoding MFS transporter: MKTGKYSAKWLILLSIALGTIMVPINSSIINVSLPSITSYFQVSISSAEWIITSYLLTLLSTVLFFGRLGDWWGHEKLYLTGLISFMLSSILCSTAPTLEFLIIFRGLQGLAAAMMISVSLGIVKEAFPKHQRGKGLGIYAVAIAAGLTLGPLIGGILDSLGSWRYIFLINIPLAILSFSLCYQILNRKPGSSTPWDTSGTLLQFLSLFFLVYGLNGLKNGIHGLSFIIIISFSAGFLVLFIINEIRISHPLINPRIFKNKTFSAFNLALLFNYMCMYMLLFIMPFYLSKVLHFESQTMGILLTVPAGMMMVLAPVSGHISDKIGPRPLAVSGSVISIFSFYLLSELTIFSNFYDVLWRMMLVGMGTALFQAPNNSAIMNLARNDQQGIVSSIVVTMRNLGMILGVTIAGIFIDWTINPQLLAQDLLFNLQAYDFILGLKMVVIFASFLSLIMALISLVGIPRKKIRQARIKVLKKIKK; encoded by the coding sequence ATGAAAACTGGTAAATATTCAGCCAAATGGTTGATACTGCTTAGTATTGCCTTAGGAACCATTATGGTGCCAATAAATAGTAGCATCATTAATGTATCGTTGCCTTCTATAACCAGTTATTTTCAAGTTTCTATCTCCAGCGCTGAATGGATTATAACATCCTATTTACTTACTCTTTTAAGTACCGTGCTATTTTTTGGACGTTTAGGAGATTGGTGGGGACATGAAAAATTATATCTAACCGGACTTATCAGTTTCATGTTAAGTTCTATTTTATGCTCTACTGCCCCTACCCTGGAATTTCTAATTATATTCCGCGGATTACAAGGCTTGGCGGCTGCCATGATGATATCAGTTTCTTTAGGTATTGTAAAAGAAGCTTTTCCTAAACACCAGCGTGGAAAAGGATTAGGAATATATGCTGTGGCCATTGCTGCAGGACTTACCCTGGGACCCCTAATTGGTGGAATTTTAGACAGTTTGGGAAGTTGGAGATATATTTTTCTGATAAATATTCCTCTGGCCATTTTAAGTTTCAGTTTATGTTACCAGATACTAAATAGAAAACCGGGATCTAGCACCCCCTGGGATACATCAGGTACTCTCTTGCAATTTCTATCCCTATTTTTTCTGGTGTATGGGCTTAATGGATTAAAGAACGGAATTCATGGCTTAAGTTTTATTATAATTATCTCGTTTTCCGCAGGATTTCTGGTTTTATTTATCATAAATGAAATACGCATCTCCCATCCTCTTATAAACCCCCGCATCTTTAAAAATAAAACTTTTTCTGCATTTAACCTGGCCCTATTATTCAATTATATGTGTATGTACATGTTACTATTTATAATGCCTTTTTACCTTAGTAAAGTACTTCATTTTGAGTCTCAAACTATGGGTATCCTTTTAACAGTACCGGCAGGAATGATGATGGTTTTAGCACCTGTAAGCGGGCATATTTCTGATAAAATAGGTCCACGCCCCCTGGCAGTTAGTGGTTCAGTGATCTCCATTTTTTCTTTTTATCTTTTATCAGAATTGACCATCTTCTCCAATTTTTATGATGTATTATGGAGAATGATGTTGGTAGGTATGGGCACTGCTCTTTTTCAGGCACCTAATAATAGTGCAATTATGAATCTAGCCCGCAATGACCAGCAGGGAATTGTATCTAGTATTGTAGTTACCATGCGAAATTTAGGAATGATTTTAGGAGTTACCATTGCGGGAATATTCATAGACTGGACCATAAATCCTCAGCTTTTAGCACAGGATTTATTATTTAATCTTCAAGCATATGACTTTATTCTAGGTTTGAAGATGGTAGTGATATTTGCTTCGTTTTTAAGTTTGATAATGGCCCTGATCTCTTTAGTAGGCATACCTCGTAAAAAGATACGTCAAGCACGGATTAAAGTATTAAAAAAGATTAAAAAATAA
- a CDS encoding acetylornithine transaminase produces MNTQEIMDMDQKFVMQTYGRQKLALSHGKGAEVWDVEGNSYLDCFAGVAVNNLGHAHPKVTLAICHQAQRMIHCSNIYYTQEQAELAQLLTQISPHDKVFLANSGAEANEGAIKLARKYTGKGEIIATDNSFHGRTLATVTATGQEKYKTPFQPLPDGFKHVPYGEISALAQAITENTAAIILEPIQGEGGVIMPPEGYLKDVENLCRQKDVLLILDEVQTGFGRTGEMFASQHEGIQPDITTVAKAMGGGYPIAALMANTRIAEAFNPGDHGSTFGGNPLGCAAAKAAIEVLLDENLVSKSKEMGNYLQKKLEELKSKYSFIQEIRGCGLLIGIELTIDCADVVKKACEKGVLVNCTAGKVIRLAPPLIINMTQVDKVVNVLDEVFAEMS; encoded by the coding sequence ATGAATACGCAAGAAATTATGGATATGGATCAAAAGTTTGTCATGCAAACGTATGGACGGCAAAAGCTGGCTTTATCTCATGGAAAGGGAGCTGAAGTTTGGGATGTGGAAGGAAACAGTTATCTGGATTGTTTTGCCGGGGTGGCAGTGAACAATCTGGGACATGCTCACCCTAAAGTGACTTTAGCCATTTGCCATCAGGCTCAGAGAATGATCCATTGCTCCAATATTTATTACACCCAGGAACAGGCTGAATTGGCCCAATTACTCACTCAGATATCTCCTCATGATAAGGTATTTTTAGCTAATAGTGGAGCAGAGGCCAATGAAGGTGCTATTAAACTGGCCCGAAAATACACGGGCAAAGGTGAAATTATTGCCACTGATAATTCATTTCATGGTCGAACCTTAGCCACGGTAACGGCCACCGGTCAGGAAAAATATAAGACGCCCTTCCAACCATTACCTGATGGATTTAAACACGTGCCCTATGGTGAAATATCTGCCCTGGCTCAGGCCATCACGGAAAATACTGCTGCTATAATATTAGAGCCAATTCAGGGCGAAGGCGGAGTTATAATGCCTCCAGAAGGTTATTTAAAAGACGTGGAGAATCTTTGCCGTCAGAAGGATGTTTTATTAATACTGGATGAGGTTCAAACTGGTTTTGGCCGAACCGGTGAAATGTTCGCCTCCCAGCACGAGGGAATACAACCGGACATCACTACTGTGGCCAAGGCCATGGGGGGAGGATATCCTATAGCGGCTTTAATGGCCAATACCAGGATAGCAGAAGCTTTCAATCCAGGAGATCATGGATCCACATTTGGTGGTAATCCTCTAGGATGTGCAGCAGCCAAGGCTGCTATTGAAGTTCTTTTGGATGAAAATCTGGTAAGTAAATCCAAAGAAATGGGAAATTACCTGCAGAAAAAACTGGAAGAATTAAAATCAAAATATTCATTTATTCAAGAAATACGTGGGTGTGGTCTTTTAATAGGAATTGAACTCACAATTGATTGCGCGGATGTGGTTAAAAAAGCCTGTGAAAAAGGTGTTCTGGTTAACTGCACTGCAGGGAAGGTTATACGTTTAGCTCCTCCTCTTATTATCAACATGACTCAGGTGGATAAAGTGGTGAATGTACTCGATGAAGTATTTGCTGAAATGTCATGA
- a CDS encoding peptidylprolyl isomerase: MKKAIIETKKGIIELVLFEEDAPNTVANFEKLANDGFYNGLTFHRVIPDFVIQGGCPKGNGTGGPGYTIKCEINPNKHVKGALSMAHAGKDTGGSQFFITHSPQPHLDGVHTVFGKVTRGMEVVNAIKENDVMTSVKVIDE, from the coding sequence ATGAAAAAAGCTATTATTGAAACTAAAAAAGGAATTATTGAACTGGTTTTATTTGAAGAAGACGCCCCTAACACCGTGGCCAACTTTGAAAAGTTAGCCAATGATGGATTTTATAATGGATTAACTTTTCACCGGGTTATTCCTGATTTTGTAATTCAAGGCGGATGTCCTAAAGGTAATGGAACAGGAGGACCGGGTTACACCATAAAATGTGAGATAAACCCTAATAAACATGTTAAAGGGGCATTGTCAATGGCCCATGCAGGTAAAGATACCGGTGGAAGCCAGTTTTTTATAACCCACTCTCCTCAACCTCATCTGGATGGAGTGCACACCGTTTTTGGCAAAGTCACCAGGGGAATGGAAGTGGTGAATGCCATAAAAGAAAATGATGTTATGACTTCTGTGAAAGTAATTGATGAATAA
- a CDS encoding GAF domain-containing protein — protein MEKNHNLTPEISEDLKKLNMRVSQMIEDSSLKKISDLVLEEATRLTGSDYCYVAVVDPVNKDSVGISFSHLTGGCQYYADLGEARFKIRKDGTYGGLLGYSLDTGESFFTHDPVNHPVAHGIPPGHEIINQFLSVAVKYQDEILGQIVLANPQKDYSKYELEIADEIASIYALALDKML, from the coding sequence ATGGAAAAAAATCATAATCTAACTCCAGAAATATCAGAGGACTTAAAAAAATTAAATATGCGAGTATCTCAGATGATAGAAGATTCTTCTCTTAAAAAAATATCTGATCTGGTTTTAGAAGAAGCCACCCGGCTTACGGGTAGTGATTACTGTTATGTGGCTGTTGTTGATCCTGTAAATAAGGATAGCGTGGGTATTTCTTTTTCACACCTTACTGGTGGCTGCCAGTATTATGCTGATTTAGGAGAGGCTCGTTTTAAAATTAGAAAGGACGGAACTTATGGCGGGCTTTTAGGATACTCCTTAGATACCGGGGAATCTTTTTTTACCCATGACCCGGTTAATCATCCGGTGGCCCATGGCATTCCTCCTGGACACGAGATAATTAATCAGTTTTTGTCAGTGGCAGTTAAATACCAGGATGAAATTTTAGGTCAAATTGTGCTGGCTAACCCTCAAAAGGATTATTCTAAATATGAATTGGAAATTGCAGATGAAATAGCCAGTATCTATGCATTGGCCCTGGATAAAATGCTGTAA